From Frankiaceae bacterium, a single genomic window includes:
- a CDS encoding arginase family protein encodes MQTRPEDPRWPRAATWLADGPGTRTVDLAVLGVPTYATSISGSGAHATPNAVRRVLARLSTYCPTRGVELRDDVAPLDLGNVDDPDLGEEGDFRVRTAAASGAAKAALVFAIGGDNALTAPFGEGALGDLSRAGLVTLDAHHDIREGRSNGSPVRRLLDAGLPGERIVQVGIADWANSRSYADEAHARGVTVLYRSQVAERGIADAMRYALDVAGEGGGPVLVDLDLDVCDRAVAPGCPAGLPGGLSAGEALTAAYLAGGDPRVKAIDVTEVDATNDDGERTVRLAALCLLEAAAGLAVRLGRATGTPLR; translated from the coding sequence GTGCAGACGCGCCCCGAGGACCCGCGCTGGCCGCGCGCCGCCACCTGGCTCGCCGACGGCCCCGGCACCCGTACCGTCGACCTCGCCGTGCTCGGCGTGCCGACGTACGCCACCTCCATCAGCGGCAGCGGCGCGCACGCGACCCCCAACGCCGTACGCCGCGTGCTCGCGCGGCTGTCGACCTACTGCCCGACCCGCGGCGTCGAGCTGCGCGACGACGTCGCCCCGCTCGACCTCGGCAACGTCGACGACCCCGACCTCGGCGAGGAGGGCGACTTCCGGGTCCGTACGGCGGCCGCGTCCGGCGCCGCGAAGGCCGCGCTGGTCTTCGCGATCGGCGGGGACAACGCGCTGACGGCGCCGTTCGGCGAGGGCGCGCTCGGCGACCTGAGCCGCGCCGGGCTGGTCACGCTCGACGCGCACCACGACATCCGCGAGGGGCGGTCGAACGGCTCCCCCGTACGCCGCCTGCTCGACGCGGGCCTGCCCGGGGAGCGCATCGTCCAGGTCGGGATCGCCGACTGGGCGAACAGCCGTTCCTACGCCGACGAGGCACACGCCCGCGGCGTCACGGTCCTGTACCGCTCCCAGGTGGCCGAGCGCGGCATCGCCGACGCGATGCGGTACGCCCTCGACGTCGCCGGCGAGGGCGGGGGGCCGGTGCTGGTGGACCTCGACCTCGACGTCTGCGACCGGGCGGTCGCGCCGGGCTGTCCGGCCGGCCTGCCGGGCGGGCTGTCGGCGGGGGAGGCGCTGACGGCGGCGTACCTCGCGGGCGGCGACCCGCGGGTGAAGGCGATCGACGTCACCGAGGTGGACGCCACGAACGACGACGGCGAGCGCACCGTACGGCTCGCGGCCCTGTGCCTGCTCGAGGCCGCCGCGGGGCTCGCCGTACGGCTGGGCCGCGCGACCGGCACGCCGCTGCGCTGA
- a CDS encoding DUF1841 family protein, giving the protein MSPVSRGRKKKRPAATNRRAERTEPGLDGLYRDMVRGFRPLVTASNPLDAETFMSGMLGVWWQKLPPDVEPDELELGAVAYAASRRTSEALALLSALAAVGESGQVREAAGAAARDLEAAGVRPPPWADGAGWARPTACWWSQDVFGDQAEMLCVFDGAAGPHGLVVLVDLNQLGGWVKDVFVTDEPDEVLGALRDLGTTDRGMRPVEPLDPGEAHRLLVDAFDATDLMWEPDVGEDFRDYRALALARCRCLPEPSGAVTLPPEVTEAERAAIVDEFLASPHAAGLPGEVARTCARLVVDYGAERDRGRPLRASPAKAEMFLLWWLPREVVLEERERAAMPAVVAAWMRWAGERAGLDPEVLAELDEVCAESGAVFAETYDDLASDAPSWLYLGEHPRDSDDAAEVLARRRFAAPSAGTRIGDEDFPRLDPGDPDERRLLVMGEHPEYQAALDDAGFDGDVDGVDPLLHVTLHEILASQLWDDDPPEVWQAAQRLLETGAERHDVLHALADVLARHLYAAMTGEDPGLTAYRKDVAALP; this is encoded by the coding sequence ATGAGCCCTGTGAGCCGCGGCCGGAAGAAGAAGCGGCCCGCCGCCACCAACCGGCGGGCGGAACGTACGGAGCCCGGGCTCGACGGTCTCTACCGCGACATGGTCCGCGGCTTCCGCCCGCTGGTGACGGCGTCGAACCCGCTGGACGCGGAGACGTTCATGTCGGGGATGCTCGGTGTGTGGTGGCAGAAGCTGCCGCCCGACGTCGAGCCGGACGAGCTCGAGCTCGGCGCTGTCGCGTACGCCGCGTCCCGGCGTACGTCGGAGGCGTTGGCGCTGCTGTCCGCCCTCGCCGCCGTGGGCGAGTCTGGCCAGGTTCGCGAGGCCGCCGGCGCCGCGGCGCGCGACCTCGAAGCGGCGGGCGTGCGACCGCCTCCCTGGGCGGACGGCGCAGGGTGGGCGCGACCGACCGCCTGCTGGTGGTCGCAGGACGTGTTCGGCGACCAGGCCGAGATGCTCTGCGTCTTCGACGGCGCCGCCGGCCCGCACGGGCTCGTCGTGCTCGTGGACCTGAACCAGCTGGGCGGCTGGGTGAAGGACGTGTTCGTGACCGACGAGCCGGACGAGGTGCTCGGGGCGCTGCGCGATCTGGGGACGACCGACCGCGGGATGCGCCCGGTCGAGCCGCTGGACCCCGGGGAGGCGCACCGCCTCCTCGTTGACGCGTTCGACGCGACGGACCTGATGTGGGAGCCCGACGTCGGCGAGGACTTCCGTGACTACCGGGCGCTCGCGCTCGCCCGCTGCCGGTGCCTCCCAGAGCCTTCAGGTGCGGTGACCCTGCCTCCCGAGGTGACCGAGGCGGAGCGGGCGGCGATCGTCGACGAATTCCTCGCGTCGCCGCACGCCGCGGGGCTGCCGGGCGAGGTGGCCCGTACGTGCGCGCGGCTCGTCGTCGACTACGGCGCGGAGCGGGACCGGGGCCGGCCGCTGCGCGCCAGTCCGGCGAAGGCCGAGATGTTCCTGCTGTGGTGGCTCCCGCGGGAGGTGGTGCTCGAGGAACGCGAACGAGCCGCGATGCCGGCGGTCGTCGCGGCGTGGATGCGGTGGGCCGGCGAGCGGGCGGGGCTCGATCCGGAGGTGCTCGCGGAGCTGGACGAGGTGTGCGCGGAGAGCGGCGCGGTGTTCGCCGAGACCTACGACGATCTGGCGAGTGACGCACCGTCCTGGCTCTATCTCGGGGAGCACCCGCGGGACAGCGACGACGCGGCGGAGGTGCTGGCGCGGCGGCGGTTCGCGGCGCCGAGCGCCGGCACCCGCATCGGCGACGAGGACTTCCCGCGGCTGGACCCGGGCGACCCCGACGAGCGCCGGCTGCTGGTGATGGGGGAGCACCCCGAGTACCAGGCCGCCCTCGACGACGCCGGCTTCGACGGCGATGTCGACGGAGTAGACCCGCTCTTGCACGTGACGCTGCACGAGATCCTCGCCTCTCAGCTGTGGGACGACGACCCGCCGGAGGTGTGGCAGGCGGCGCAGCGGCTCCTCGAGACGGGAGCGGAACGCCACGACGTGCTCCATGCGCTGGCCGACGTGCTGGCGCGCCACCTGTACGCGGCCATGACGGGTGAGGACCCCGGGTTGACGGCGTACCGGAAGGATGTCGCGGCGCTGCCCTGA
- a CDS encoding carbohydrate-binding domain-containing protein, with the protein MRRTAFAAAAAVIAAGVVVSAPPPPAAAVTETEHVLVTNQYAGSTCSGTNHQIQIANAMTGALVQDLNSPNTTFQIPNDAKPFDLNRKVVALWGGHSTATGSNGVGVYDRTTNTWTTSFGLPTFERGANGAHSITVLPDGYFAIAQTGQINAAGSGYVVVVSPAGAVIDTEGLSSAHGVEWDGSRNAVFAIGMSDLRKYTYSTTTHQLTQVASYALPGTSPGGHDLRRRRTDNDYNLTVNAQGHVFDPETGTFSALLKSNGTNIGSGVKSVDQRFDGVTEYSFLSGNTFNFLDRASKTATFCLTGYKHGRWIYAPGDPVFSEDGDPAPPPDPSSGIGYGFPIDSVDEVQGAGADLTYGSFWIGQWVTSSGWGGFRSALDKAIADGVTPVIQWYYWGDAISDTCYQTSCGSKSKTEWDSLANTLRNEIAAKMQGRKAIVVLETEWHKNGMENETTFDGWLRNQMDILRSDTTEDIDVALGWGHWASTTSYTTYTQAGQYADMNSTMILFSCVRETRAKYTGAVDEVVADATELSTRFSKPVIVSDFGLSTYSGVTSGDPAYSTYPTPKDCIDADNYETLQETEYAEVFTDKAALAAAGVTAFVFRAYYDDWNRAATNDYHKIAERWFGIVRDTATDPTRYKASYDDVIAGIQAESGSGGSGGGGGGTGAEWSQEAESFTTRPVGGQCTSSTASGGLCWNVWANGTISTTLTAATAGVKTLKVTAHGDPAGGVWPIMKVRVGGTEVMNLSVGSDQWVAYAAAVTLTAGTHTLEVEYTNDGSVNGNDRNLLVDVASIDPATRSWTKEAEAFTTKTTGGETSSTTASAGKFWNLWGNGHIENAMSVPYTSQHEIHVTARGSVAGGVWPIMKVYVDGTLVLTQTVSTATWTTYKIRRTLSGGTRTLKVEFTNDGIVGSEDRNLHLDVASLYT; encoded by the coding sequence ATGAGAAGGACCGCATTCGCCGCCGCCGCGGCAGTGATCGCCGCCGGCGTCGTCGTCTCGGCACCGCCGCCGCCCGCGGCCGCGGTGACCGAGACCGAGCACGTACTCGTGACCAACCAGTACGCCGGCTCCACCTGCTCCGGCACCAACCACCAGATCCAGATCGCGAACGCCATGACCGGCGCGCTGGTGCAGGACCTCAACTCCCCGAACACGACGTTCCAGATCCCGAACGACGCCAAGCCTTTCGACCTCAACCGCAAGGTCGTCGCGCTGTGGGGCGGCCACTCGACCGCCACGGGCAGCAACGGCGTCGGCGTGTACGACCGCACCACGAACACGTGGACGACGTCGTTCGGGCTGCCGACGTTCGAGCGCGGCGCCAACGGCGCGCACTCGATCACCGTGCTGCCGGACGGCTACTTCGCGATCGCGCAGACCGGCCAGATCAACGCGGCGGGCTCCGGCTACGTCGTCGTCGTCAGTCCCGCGGGCGCCGTCATCGACACCGAGGGGCTGTCCAGCGCGCACGGCGTCGAGTGGGACGGCTCGCGCAACGCGGTGTTCGCCATCGGCATGAGCGACCTGCGCAAGTACACGTACAGCACCACGACCCACCAGCTCACCCAGGTGGCGTCGTACGCCCTGCCCGGCACCAGCCCCGGCGGCCACGACCTGCGCCGGCGCCGTACCGACAACGACTACAACCTCACCGTCAACGCGCAGGGACACGTCTTCGACCCGGAGACCGGCACGTTCAGCGCGCTGCTCAAGTCGAACGGCACCAACATCGGCAGCGGCGTGAAGTCCGTCGACCAGCGCTTCGACGGCGTCACCGAGTACTCGTTCCTCAGCGGCAACACCTTCAACTTCCTCGACCGCGCGTCGAAGACCGCGACGTTCTGCCTCACCGGCTACAAGCACGGCCGCTGGATCTACGCGCCCGGCGACCCGGTGTTCAGCGAGGACGGCGACCCCGCGCCGCCTCCGGACCCCAGCTCCGGCATCGGCTACGGCTTCCCGATCGACTCCGTCGACGAGGTGCAGGGCGCGGGCGCGGACCTGACGTACGGGTCGTTCTGGATCGGCCAGTGGGTCACGTCCTCCGGGTGGGGCGGCTTCCGCTCCGCGCTGGACAAGGCCATCGCCGACGGCGTCACGCCGGTCATCCAGTGGTACTACTGGGGCGACGCGATCAGCGACACCTGCTACCAGACGTCCTGCGGCTCGAAGAGCAAGACCGAGTGGGACTCGCTGGCGAACACGCTGCGCAACGAGATCGCCGCGAAGATGCAGGGCCGCAAGGCGATCGTCGTTCTCGAGACCGAGTGGCACAAGAACGGCATGGAGAACGAGACGACGTTCGACGGCTGGCTGCGCAACCAGATGGACATCCTCCGGTCGGACACGACCGAGGACATCGACGTCGCGCTCGGCTGGGGCCACTGGGCGAGCACCACGTCGTACACGACCTACACGCAGGCCGGCCAGTACGCCGACATGAACAGCACGATGATCCTGTTCTCCTGCGTCCGGGAGACGCGGGCGAAGTACACCGGCGCCGTCGACGAGGTCGTCGCGGACGCGACCGAGCTGTCGACGCGGTTCTCGAAGCCTGTCATCGTCAGCGACTTCGGGCTGTCGACGTACTCCGGCGTCACCTCCGGCGACCCGGCGTACTCGACGTACCCCACCCCGAAGGACTGCATCGACGCCGACAACTACGAGACGCTGCAGGAGACCGAGTACGCCGAGGTCTTCACCGACAAGGCGGCGCTCGCGGCGGCCGGCGTGACGGCGTTCGTGTTCCGCGCGTACTACGACGACTGGAACCGCGCGGCGACGAACGACTACCACAAGATCGCCGAACGCTGGTTCGGCATCGTGCGTGACACCGCGACCGACCCCACCCGCTACAAGGCGTCGTACGACGACGTCATCGCCGGGATCCAGGCCGAGAGCGGCAGCGGCGGGAGCGGCGGCGGTGGCGGCGGGACCGGCGCCGAGTGGTCGCAGGAGGCGGAGTCGTTCACGACCAGGCCGGTCGGCGGCCAGTGCACCAGCTCGACCGCGTCCGGTGGCCTCTGCTGGAACGTCTGGGCCAACGGCACCATCAGCACGACGCTCACCGCGGCGACCGCGGGCGTGAAGACGCTCAAGGTAACGGCGCACGGCGACCCGGCCGGCGGCGTCTGGCCCATCATGAAGGTGCGCGTCGGTGGCACCGAGGTCATGAACCTCAGCGTCGGCTCGGACCAGTGGGTCGCGTACGCCGCGGCGGTCACCCTGACCGCGGGCACGCACACGCTCGAAGTCGAGTACACCAACGACGGCAGCGTCAACGGCAACGACCGCAACCTGCTCGTCGACGTCGCCTCGATCGACCCGGCGACGCGGAGCTGGACCAAGGAGGCGGAGGCCTTCACCACCAAGACGACCGGTGGGGAGACCAGCAGCACGACCGCGTCGGCGGGCAAGTTCTGGAACCTCTGGGGCAACGGGCACATCGAGAACGCGATGTCCGTGCCGTACACCAGCCAGCACGAGATCCACGTGACCGCGCGCGGCAGCGTCGCCGGCGGCGTGTGGCCGATCATGAAGGTCTACGTGGACGGCACGCTCGTGCTGACGCAGACCGTGTCGACCGCGACGTGGACGACGTACAAGATCCGCCGCACGCTCTCGGGCGGCACGCGGACGTTGAAGGTCGAGTTCACGAACGACGGCATCGTCGGGTCGGAGGACCGCAACCTCCACCTCGACGTGGCGTCGCTCTACACGTAA
- a CDS encoding class I lanthipeptide: MRKLSLKKETLTELTTAELSYVIGGAPTVGKLCTQPTLTLTCTSAIDGCITAQICG; encoded by the coding sequence ATGCGCAAGCTCTCGCTCAAGAAGGAGACCCTCACCGAGCTCACCACCGCCGAGCTCTCGTACGTCATCGGCGGCGCCCCCACCGTGGGCAAGCTCTGCACGCAGCCGACGCTCACGCTCACCTGTACGTCCGCGATCGACGGCTGCATCACGGCCCAGATCTGCGGCTAG